From Fusarium oxysporum f. sp. lycopersici 4287 chromosome 10, whole genome shotgun sequence, the proteins below share one genomic window:
- a CDS encoding transcription initiation factor TFIID/TFIIF subunit translates to MAPRRSRAAPVRVTLRTKANSLERKIKVVTEQHVIDKPSPVEAFPMREWSLKVFLLDEDGNERPADVFTKVVYNLHPTFDNPVQSFQKAPFTCKNEGWGEFEISIDCYTTEKTKLAPIIHDLNFQQDRYEQTHTVVFKNPSQNLQERLRETGPLPTDDDHRPKKKGIATKKSSQKYDYEKIAESLEKLEEEDLLRVIQIINENKGPDTYIRSDVEGEFSPSSLYHHSYPYPFP, encoded by the exons atggctccgCGCCGTTCACGAGCAGCACCTGTCAGAGTGACACTTAGAACCAAGGCTAACTCCTTGGAGCGAAAAATCAAAGTTGTCACCGAGCAACATGTCAT CGACAAGCCATCACCTGTAGAGGCGTTCCCTATGCGAGAATGGAGCTTGAAGGTCTTCTTGCtagatgaagatggcaacGAGCGCCCCGCAGACGTCTTCACCAAGGTCGTCTATAACCTACACCCTACCTTTGATAATCCCGTTCAGA GCTTCCAGAAAGCACCCTTCACGTGTAAGAACGAGGGCTGGGGCGAGTTCGAGATTAGCATCGACTGTTACACCACGGAGAAGACCAAGCTAGCGCCCATCATTCATGATCTCAACTTCCAACAGGACCGATATGAGCAGACGCATACTGTGGTCTTCAAAAACCCTTCACAGAACTTACAGGAGCGCTTGCGTGAAACTGGTCCTCTTCCCACCGATGACGACCACAgacccaagaagaagggaattGCGACCAAGAAGAGCTCCCAGAAGTACGACTATGAGAAGATTGCAGAGTCCctggagaagctcgaggaggaggatctGCTGCGCGTGATTCAGATTATCAACGAAAACAAGGGACCAGACACGTACATTAGAAGTGATGTCGAAGGTGAGTTCTCCCCATCAAGTTTGTATCACCATTCGTACCCTTACCCCTTCCCTTGA
- a CDS encoding transcription initiation factor TFIID/TFIIF subunit: MLVERKIKVVTEQHVIDKPSPVEAFPMREWSLKVFLLDEDGNERPADVFTKVVYNLHPTFDNPVQSFQKAPFTCKNEGWGEFEISIDCYTTEKTKLAPIIHDLNFQQDRYEQTHTVVFKNPSQNLQERLRETGPLPTDDDHRPKKKGIATKKSSQKYDYEKIAESLEKLEEEDLLRVIQIINENKGPDTYIRSDVEVDDLVKAGEFSIDLYTMPDGLTSKLWDHLSKKGLVG, from the exons ATGTTGGTCGAG CGAAAAATCAAAGTTGTCACCGAGCAACATGTCAT CGACAAGCCATCACCTGTAGAGGCGTTCCCTATGCGAGAATGGAGCTTGAAGGTCTTCTTGCtagatgaagatggcaacGAGCGCCCCGCAGACGTCTTCACCAAGGTCGTCTATAACCTACACCCTACCTTTGATAATCCCGTTCAGA GCTTCCAGAAAGCACCCTTCACGTGTAAGAACGAGGGCTGGGGCGAGTTCGAGATTAGCATCGACTGTTACACCACGGAGAAGACCAAGCTAGCGCCCATCATTCATGATCTCAACTTCCAACAGGACCGATATGAGCAGACGCATACTGTGGTCTTCAAAAACCCTTCACAGAACTTACAGGAGCGCTTGCGTGAAACTGGTCCTCTTCCCACCGATGACGACCACAgacccaagaagaagggaattGCGACCAAGAAGAGCTCCCAGAAGTACGACTATGAGAAGATTGCAGAGTCCctggagaagctcgaggaggaggatctGCTGCGCGTGATTCAGATTATCAACGAAAACAAGGGACCAGACACGTACATTAGAAGTGATGTCGAAG TGGATGACTTGGTTAAAGCCGGAGAGTTCTCGATTGATCTCTACACTATGCCGGATGGCTTGACGTCGAAGCTTTGGGATCACCTT TCCAAGAAGGGCCTTGTCGGCTAG
- a CDS encoding transcription initiation factor TFIID/TFIIF subunit has translation MLVERKIKVVTEQHVIDKPSPVEAFPMREWSLKVFLLDEDGNERPADVFTKVVYNLHPTFDNPVQSFQKAPFTCKNEGWGEFEISIDCYTTEKTKLAPIIHDLNFQQDRYEQTHTVVFKNPSQNLQERLRETGPLPTDDDHRPKKKGIATKKSSQKYDYEKIAESLEKLEEEDLLRVIQIINENKGPDTYIRSDVEGEFSPSSLYHHSYPYPFP, from the exons ATGTTGGTCGAG CGAAAAATCAAAGTTGTCACCGAGCAACATGTCAT CGACAAGCCATCACCTGTAGAGGCGTTCCCTATGCGAGAATGGAGCTTGAAGGTCTTCTTGCtagatgaagatggcaacGAGCGCCCCGCAGACGTCTTCACCAAGGTCGTCTATAACCTACACCCTACCTTTGATAATCCCGTTCAGA GCTTCCAGAAAGCACCCTTCACGTGTAAGAACGAGGGCTGGGGCGAGTTCGAGATTAGCATCGACTGTTACACCACGGAGAAGACCAAGCTAGCGCCCATCATTCATGATCTCAACTTCCAACAGGACCGATATGAGCAGACGCATACTGTGGTCTTCAAAAACCCTTCACAGAACTTACAGGAGCGCTTGCGTGAAACTGGTCCTCTTCCCACCGATGACGACCACAgacccaagaagaagggaattGCGACCAAGAAGAGCTCCCAGAAGTACGACTATGAGAAGATTGCAGAGTCCctggagaagctcgaggaggaggatctGCTGCGCGTGATTCAGATTATCAACGAAAACAAGGGACCAGACACGTACATTAGAAGTGATGTCGAAGGTGAGTTCTCCCCATCAAGTTTGTATCACCATTCGTACCCTTACCCCTTCCCTTGA